A genomic region of Arachis hypogaea cultivar Tifrunner chromosome 5, arahy.Tifrunner.gnm2.J5K5, whole genome shotgun sequence contains the following coding sequences:
- the LOC112803585 gene encoding uncharacterized protein: MVNASVPFNAVNLAYYQPMIDAIASMGAGYKGPSYPRVRGYLLSKLVEDVRKMIDGYREIWKQTGCTIMADGWTDCCRRTLINFLVYCPKGTVFLKSVDASNISKTAENLFKLFRDVVLFVGPENVVYIVTDNAANYVAAGRLLEAEFPKLYWSPCAAHCVNLMFQDIGKLQEVSQTVSQASLITKYIYNHCYPLFLMRKFTGGREILRPAPTRFATNFIALQSILAQKDPLRAMLTSPLVHVLRIVDSEDRPAMGYLYQAIYKAREEMVRRFQKRKKVVDPYLKILDTRWDAQLKRNLHAAGYWLNPAFRFNAGEFENHKETISGLLDVIEKYAYDDPVLRSKLTSEKRLFKNAEKDIGRPSAIRERTTVMPDQWWESYGCGAPNLQKLAIRVLSQTCSSSGCERNWSIFEHIHSKKRNRLEHQKLNDLVYVHYNLRLQQRNQMRNQVYDPICLDAFEDHSEWILEDSPPFLTPEEIDALRNDLANMSLQSPLDDLDQLDLEDDREDDGANNSVENANQNETNQDVAPHLSDEEQLADFEITPWI; this comes from the exons ATGGTGAATGCCTCTGTTCCATTTAATGCGGTTAATTTAGCTTACTATCAGCCAATGATTGATGCTATTGCAAGCATGGGTGCAGGGTATAAAGGGCCAAGTTATCCAAGAGTCCGTGGGTATTTGTTGAGTAAATTAGTTGAGGATGTGAGGAAGATGATTGATGGTTATCGTGAGATTTGGAAGCAAACTGGATGCACTATTATGGCCGATGGATGGACTGATTGTTGTAGGCGtactttgattaattttttagtttattgtCCTAAAGGAACTGTTTTTCTAAAGTCAGTTGATGCTTCTAATATCTCAAAAACTGCTGAAAATTTGTTTAAGTTGTTTAGGGATGTTGTATTGTTTGTTGGTCCTGAGAATGTTGTGTATATTGTAACGGACAATGCTGCAAACTATGTTGCTGCGGGAAGATTGTTGGAGGCTGAGTTTCCTAAATTGTATTGGTCCCCTTGTGCAGCTCATTGTGTTAATCTGATGTTTCAAGATATTGGGAAGTTGCAAGAAGTGAGTCAAACTGTGTCACAAGCTTCACTGATCACTAAGTATATCTATAATCATTGCTATCCACTGTTCTTGATGAGAAAGTTTACAGGTGGGCGGGAAATACTTCGTCCAGCTCCAACTCGGTTTGCTACTAATTTCATTGCTTTGCAAAGTATTTTAGCTCAAAAGGATCCTCTGAGAGCTATG CTTACTTCGCCACTTGTTCATGTTTTACGTATTGTGGATAGTGAAGACAGACCTGCCATGGGTTATCTTTATCAAGCTATTTATAAGGCTAGAGAAGAAATGGTGAGGAGGtttcagaaaagaaagaaggttGTTGATCCTTATCTGAAGATTTTGGATACCCGTTGGGATGCACAACTTAAGAGAAATCTTCATGCCGCTGGTTATTGGTTAAATCCAGCTTTTCGATTTAATGcgggagaatttgaaaatcacaaAGAAACGATTTCTGGCTTGTTGGATGTCATTGAGAAATATGCTTATGATGATCCTGTATTGAGATCTAAACTGACAAGTGAGAAGAGGCTCTTTAAGAATGCTGAGAAAGATATTGGAAGACCCTCTGCAATACGTGAACGAACCACTGTTATGCCAG ATCAATGGTGGGAATCTTATGGTTGTGGAGCACCAAATTTGCAAAAGTTGGCTATTCGTGTTTTAAGCCAGACTTGTAGCTCTTCAGGTTGCGAGCGTAACTGGAGTATTTTTGAACACATTCACTCAAAGAAGAGGAATCGGCTAGAGCATCAAAAACTAAATGATCTTGTTTATGTTCATTACAACTTAAGGTTACAACAAAG GAACCAAATGAGAAACCAAGTTTATGATCCAATTTGTCTTGATGCATTTGAGGATCATTCGGAATGGATACTGGAAGATTCACCACCATTTTTAACTCCTGAAGAAATTGATGCTTTACGAAATGATCTTGCAAATATGTCTCTTCAATCACCTTTAGATGATTTAG ATCAATTGGATTTGGAAGATGATCGGGAGGATGATGGAGCTAATAATTCTGTGGAAAATGCAAATCAAAATGAAACCAATCAGGATGTAGCTCCACATTTGTCAGATGAAGAGCAACTTGCCGACTTCGAAATCACTCCTtggatttag